The Halococcus sediminicola genome has a segment encoding these proteins:
- a CDS encoding geranylgeranyl reductase family protein, with translation MTTHEPDVTIVGAGTAGCYAAATLGRAGYDVTIVERKTADEAGHIACGDALKGADAFPEAIPKSHIEPSFTNTEVDHGRFEIPQEDAVLDIPVPGELAVIDRLEYGKLVIEGAENAGTEFHYDTVVNDVEQTDGRVTGIDAKRQGDPVEYRSELVIDAAGALSVLQDKADLADATFDTNVNYSQFSSAYREVVEVDEPVEWQDALVLKPTQRAAGYLWYFPRTPTEINVGLGFQMSEEPMELVQALRQDLRERPEFKNATVKDKLGAALPTRRPYDSGVAPGFMAIGDAAAHVNPTTGGGIAGAAYAGKYAGEAAIDAIEDGDVSEAALWEYNERVMEHFGGRYAALDVYNIFVTATGLNNLTGLLAALPAAKLSDALYSGSATIGLPLKLRTAVKSFGHWKTVFDLYETKREADRLLDHYEEYPDNPDEFESWQSQRDGLMDVIYATTGASAKY, from the coding sequence ATGACGACACACGAACCCGACGTGACCATCGTCGGCGCGGGGACCGCCGGCTGCTACGCCGCTGCGACCCTCGGGCGGGCAGGCTACGACGTCACCATCGTCGAGCGCAAAACGGCGGACGAAGCGGGCCACATCGCCTGCGGCGACGCGCTCAAGGGAGCCGACGCCTTCCCCGAGGCGATCCCGAAATCGCACATCGAACCCTCGTTTACGAACACGGAAGTCGACCACGGGCGCTTCGAGATCCCACAGGAGGACGCGGTCCTCGACATTCCCGTCCCGGGCGAACTCGCGGTCATCGACCGACTGGAGTACGGCAAACTCGTCATCGAGGGGGCCGAGAACGCCGGCACGGAGTTCCACTACGATACCGTGGTGAACGACGTCGAGCAAACCGACGGGCGCGTGACCGGCATCGATGCCAAACGGCAGGGCGACCCCGTCGAGTACCGCAGTGAACTCGTCATCGACGCCGCCGGCGCGCTCTCGGTCCTGCAGGACAAAGCCGATCTCGCGGACGCGACGTTCGACACGAACGTGAACTACTCGCAGTTTTCGTCTGCGTACCGCGAGGTCGTCGAGGTCGACGAACCGGTCGAGTGGCAGGACGCGCTCGTGCTCAAGCCGACCCAGCGCGCGGCGGGCTATCTCTGGTACTTCCCGCGCACGCCCACCGAGATCAACGTCGGACTCGGCTTCCAGATGAGCGAGGAGCCGATGGAACTCGTCCAAGCGCTGCGACAGGACCTGCGCGAACGCCCGGAGTTCAAAAACGCCACCGTCAAAGACAAACTCGGTGCGGCGCTACCGACGCGCCGACCCTACGATTCGGGCGTCGCCCCGGGCTTCATGGCCATCGGCGACGCCGCCGCCCACGTCAATCCCACGACCGGCGGGGGCATCGCGGGCGCGGCCTACGCCGGAAAGTACGCCGGCGAGGCGGCCATCGACGCCATCGAGGACGGCGACGTGAGCGAGGCGGCGCTCTGGGAATACAACGAACGTGTCATGGAGCACTTCGGCGGGCGCTACGCGGCGCTCGACGTCTACAACATCTTCGTCACGGCGACCGGTCTCAACAATCTCACGGGATTGTTGGCTGCACTCCCGGCCGCGAAACTCTCGGACGCGCTCTATTCGGGCAGTGCGACCATCGGATTGCCGCTCAAACTGCGGACTGCAGTCAAGAGCTTCGGCCACTGGAAGACGGTCTTCGACCTCTACGAGACCAAACGCGAGGCCGACCGCCTGCTCGACCATTACGAGGAGTATCCCGACAATCCCGACGAGTTCGAGTCGTGGCAGTCCCAGCGCGACGGGCTGATGGACGTCATCTACGCGACGACCGGCGCGAGTGCGAAGTACTAA
- a CDS encoding 2Fe-2S iron-sulfur cluster-binding protein → MTDYTVEFVSTGDTITVSDKETILSRCLEEGIAQEYSCRVGMCLACSAKIVEGDVTQPAARGLSERESEEYALTCMARPLSDLKIDRGKYPPSIEADGGQPAPADD, encoded by the coding sequence ATGACCGACTACACCGTGGAGTTCGTCTCGACCGGCGACACCATCACTGTCTCGGACAAGGAGACCATCCTCTCGCGCTGTCTGGAGGAGGGTATCGCACAGGAGTACTCCTGTCGGGTCGGGATGTGTCTTGCCTGCTCGGCGAAGATCGTCGAGGGCGACGTGACCCAGCCCGCCGCGCGCGGTCTCTCCGAGCGCGAGTCCGAGGAGTACGCGCTGACCTGCATGGCGCGACCGCTCTCGGACCTGAAGATCGACCGCGGGAAGTACCCACCAAGCATCGAGGCGGACGGTGGTCAACCAGCACCGGCCGACGACTGA
- a CDS encoding AMP-binding protein, with the protein MPESAPWFDEYEQFGIPESLEPYPDEPAHAFLYESAAAHPEQGLVQLGEKVTYPELAEQVDRLASALADRGVRKGDRVATILPTSIQFVLADYAISRAGGVHIPNDFLDADDDLRYRLEQGDPEVLIGQDSHRDLLLSLRDDLDIEHLILTDIADYSANPPTDYDDVTGVEWLPEVIESADDTPPDIEFDPAEDVHTLLFTGGTTGQPKGCLLTHRNVTANALQGTANMSRMAQLMRGGETALMALPLYHAYGYSVIHSLVELGLDVLTVPDARDTGAMRDLIEEYDPVIMMGVPTQFMEIVDEELGQDIIGISGSAPLASETKDAFEEQSTGVSQGYGLSEMSPITHFNTRGLLDMMAGGKSDGSGFDQPTIGVPVPDTEVKLVDVDSGEPIPLDEAIEDEREGEMYLDGPQRMQGYLNTDKQPFDDEGFVSTGDVVKIDESGRFYVVDRVKNMINVSGLKVYSEEVDEVLFGHPGIKRPATVGVPDPERPGSERVKVYVETDPGYDGALSEQEVVEYLEGKVAKHAVPSAVEFVERVPLTDIGKTDKKALRERNEAEVAG; encoded by the coding sequence ATGCCCGAGTCAGCGCCGTGGTTCGACGAGTACGAGCAGTTCGGCATCCCCGAGAGCCTCGAACCGTACCCCGACGAACCGGCACATGCCTTTCTCTACGAGAGCGCCGCGGCCCACCCCGAACAGGGTCTCGTTCAACTCGGCGAGAAGGTCACGTATCCCGAACTCGCCGAACAGGTCGACAGGCTGGCGAGCGCGCTCGCCGACCGTGGCGTCAGGAAGGGCGATCGCGTGGCGACCATCCTGCCGACCTCCATCCAGTTCGTGCTCGCCGATTATGCGATCTCGCGGGCCGGCGGCGTCCACATCCCGAACGATTTCCTGGACGCCGACGACGACCTTCGCTACCGTCTCGAACAGGGCGATCCCGAGGTGCTCATCGGACAGGACAGTCACCGCGACCTGCTGCTCTCGCTGCGCGACGACCTCGACATCGAGCACCTGATCCTCACCGACATCGCCGACTACTCCGCGAACCCGCCCACCGACTACGACGACGTCACCGGTGTCGAGTGGCTGCCTGAAGTGATCGAAAGCGCCGACGACACGCCGCCCGACATCGAGTTCGATCCCGCTGAGGACGTCCACACCCTCTTGTTTACCGGCGGCACGACCGGCCAGCCGAAAGGTTGTCTGCTCACCCATCGGAACGTGACCGCGAACGCCTTGCAGGGAACGGCGAACATGAGTCGGATGGCTCAACTGATGCGCGGCGGCGAGACGGCGCTGATGGCGCTGCCGCTCTATCACGCCTATGGCTACTCGGTGATTCACTCGCTGGTCGAACTCGGATTGGACGTCCTCACCGTGCCGGACGCGCGCGATACCGGCGCGATGCGTGACCTCATCGAAGAGTACGACCCCGTCATCATGATGGGGGTCCCGACCCAGTTCATGGAGATCGTCGACGAGGAACTCGGCCAGGACATCATCGGCATCTCCGGGTCGGCACCGCTCGCAAGCGAGACCAAAGACGCCTTCGAAGAGCAGAGCACGGGCGTCTCGCAGGGCTACGGTCTCTCGGAGATGTCGCCGATAACCCATTTCAATACTCGCGGCCTGCTCGACATGATGGCCGGCGGAAAATCGGACGGAAGCGGGTTCGATCAGCCGACCATCGGCGTTCCCGTCCCCGACACGGAGGTAAAACTCGTCGACGTCGACTCCGGAGAACCCATCCCACTGGACGAGGCGATCGAGGACGAACGCGAGGGCGAGATGTATCTCGACGGCCCGCAGCGAATGCAGGGCTATCTCAACACGGACAAACAGCCTTTCGACGACGAGGGGTTCGTGAGCACCGGCGACGTGGTAAAGATCGACGAGAGCGGCCGTTTCTACGTCGTCGACCGGGTGAAGAACATGATCAACGTCTCCGGACTGAAAGTCTACTCCGAGGAGGTCGATGAAGTCCTGTTCGGTCACCCCGGTATCAAACGGCCGGCAACGGTGGGCGTTCCGGACCCCGAACGGCCGGGCAGCGAGCGCGTGAAGGTCTACGTGGAGACCGATCCCGGCTACGACGGCGCACTCTCCGAGCAGGAGGTCGTCGAGTATCTCGAGGGGAAGGTCGCAAAGCACGCCGTGCCCTCCGCGGTGGAGTTCGTCGAGCGCGTTCCGCTGACCGATATCGGCAAGACCGACAAGAAGGCGCTGCGCGAGCGCAACGAGGCCGAAGTGGCGGGATAA
- a CDS encoding glutaredoxin family protein, with the protein MTFQPESGLDQTEVTERVDGAIDENEVVLFMKGNELMPQCGYSDRALGLISQYRDDFATVDVLESIDEYRTALEAHSGWTTTPQTYVDGEFIGGSDVLAELDERGDLEAALAGE; encoded by the coding sequence ATGACGTTCCAACCGGAGAGCGGACTTGATCAGACGGAAGTCACCGAGCGCGTCGACGGAGCCATCGACGAGAACGAGGTGGTACTGTTCATGAAGGGCAACGAACTGATGCCTCAGTGTGGCTACTCCGACCGCGCGCTCGGGCTGATTTCCCAGTACCGCGACGATTTCGCGACGGTGGACGTGCTCGAATCCATCGACGAGTATCGAACCGCGCTCGAAGCCCACAGCGGCTGGACGACGACCCCCCAGACGTACGTCGACGGCGAGTTCATCGGTGGCAGCGACGTGCTCGCCGAACTCGATGAGCGCGGCGACCTTGAAGCGGCGCTGGCCGGCGAGTGA
- a CDS encoding DUF7110 family protein: MNDCVFKLHSTLELPLEDLHEFLDDPPLPEELESIDLTRRNNTLIVSAVADDDSLSKYTPTAQLKASVTENRVYEEPPEEQKPPAGGPRWGGPGEEDEMPPSELVEYACFKGDRETVLQNTAVQYAMFEVLRDIARIAEKGTLTAITARDGDLTATRIVDGEDRPASLEVVEDPSEGPAASKGVDWRNNEFIS, translated from the coding sequence ATGAACGACTGTGTATTCAAACTCCACTCGACGCTCGAACTGCCCCTCGAAGACCTCCACGAGTTCCTCGACGACCCACCCCTTCCCGAGGAACTCGAATCGATCGACCTCACGCGCCGGAACAACACGCTCATCGTCAGTGCCGTCGCCGACGACGACTCCCTCAGTAAATACACGCCGACGGCACAGCTGAAAGCCAGCGTGACCGAAAACCGGGTCTACGAGGAGCCACCCGAAGAGCAGAAACCGCCCGCCGGCGGCCCGCGCTGGGGCGGTCCCGGCGAGGAAGACGAGATGCCACCCTCCGAACTCGTCGAGTACGCCTGCTTCAAAGGTGATCGAGAGACCGTCCTCCAGAACACCGCCGTCCAGTACGCGATGTTCGAGGTGCTCCGGGACATCGCCCGCATCGCCGAGAAAGGAACTCTCACAGCGATCACCGCCCGCGACGGCGACCTCACCGCCACCCGCATCGTCGACGGCGAGGACCGCCCCGCCTCGCTCGAAGTCGTCGAGGATCCCTCCGAAGGACCGGCCGCGAGCAAGGGCGTCGACTGGCGCAACAACGAGTTCATCTCGTAA
- a CDS encoding DUF7127 family protein, translating to MTPQLQQFDDRDGDALRRYEYDDSVVYAADIGTEADETTVDVVDGTVMIVSGDEQADFEIAESGTAEAIIKNGVLTVEVAR from the coding sequence ATGACACCACAACTCCAGCAGTTCGACGACCGCGACGGCGACGCGCTGCGGCGGTACGAGTACGACGACAGCGTGGTCTACGCGGCCGACATCGGCACCGAGGCCGACGAGACGACGGTCGACGTCGTGGACGGCACCGTGATGATCGTCAGCGGCGACGAGCAGGCCGATTTCGAGATCGCCGAGTCGGGAACGGCCGAAGCGATTATCAAAAACGGCGTGCTCACCGTCGAGGTGGCACGATGA
- a CDS encoding CDC48 family AAA ATPase, whose amino-acid sequence MKLTVKPLKQKDAGRGLAAVDRAAMDELDLENGDYILIEAGEGRAIARVWPGYPDDQNQNVIRIDGQLRGEAQVGIDDRVTVEKAEVKPAQSVTVALPQNLRIRGNIGPYVQDKLSGQAITQGQTIPFSLGFGPFSGGSGQRIPLKVAETNPDGTVIVAESTDIEISEKPAEEIVSDAAGSGSGASAPSVTYEDIGGLDRELEQVREMIELPMRHPELFQQLGIDPPKGVLLHGPPGTGKTLIAKAVANEIDAHFETISGPEIMSKYYGESEEQLREMFDEAEENEPAIVFIDEIDSIAPKRDETSGDVERRVVAQLLSLMDGLEERGQVTVIAATNRVDAIDPALRRGGRFDREIEIGVPDKEGRKEILQVHTRGMPLADGIDLDTYAENTHGFVGSDLESLAKESAMNALRRIRPELDLDEEEIDAEVLESMQVTRDDLKAALKGIEPSALREVFVEVPDVTWEHVGGLEGTKERLRETVQWPLDYPEVFEAMDMNAAKGVMMYGPPGTGKTLLAKAVANEAESNFISIKGPELLNKFVGESEKGVREVFSKARENAPTVIFFDEIDAIAGERGRNMGDSGVGERVVSQLLTELDGLEELEDVVVIATSNRPDLIDSALLRPGRLDRHVHVPVPDGDAREAIFEVHTRDKPLAESVDLADLARRTEGYVGADIEAVTREAAMAATREFIESVGPEDMASSVGNVRIDDDHFEQALTEVTPSVTAETKERYDEIEDRFDSGEPATEEREVGRTFQ is encoded by the coding sequence ATGAAACTCACCGTCAAACCGCTCAAACAGAAGGACGCCGGGCGCGGACTGGCGGCGGTCGACCGCGCGGCGATGGACGAACTCGACCTCGAAAACGGCGACTACATCCTCATCGAGGCCGGCGAGGGCCGCGCCATCGCGCGCGTCTGGCCCGGCTATCCCGACGACCAGAACCAGAACGTGATCCGCATCGACGGCCAGCTCCGCGGCGAGGCCCAAGTGGGCATCGACGACCGCGTGACCGTCGAGAAGGCGGAGGTCAAACCGGCCCAGTCAGTCACCGTGGCGCTGCCCCAGAACCTCCGCATCCGGGGCAACATCGGCCCCTACGTCCAGGACAAACTCTCGGGACAGGCCATCACGCAGGGTCAGACCATCCCCTTCTCGCTGGGCTTCGGGCCGTTCTCGGGCGGCTCCGGCCAGCGCATTCCCCTGAAAGTCGCCGAAACGAACCCGGACGGAACCGTGATCGTCGCCGAGAGCACCGACATCGAGATCAGCGAGAAGCCCGCCGAGGAGATCGTCTCCGACGCTGCGGGCAGCGGCAGCGGCGCGAGCGCCCCTTCAGTGACCTACGAGGACATCGGCGGGTTGGACCGCGAACTCGAACAGGTCCGCGAGATGATCGAGCTGCCGATGCGCCACCCCGAACTGTTCCAACAGTTGGGCATCGACCCGCCGAAAGGGGTTCTCCTGCACGGCCCGCCCGGCACTGGCAAGACCCTGATCGCCAAGGCGGTCGCCAACGAGATCGACGCCCACTTCGAGACGATCTCCGGGCCGGAGATCATGTCGAAATACTACGGCGAGAGCGAAGAACAGCTCCGCGAGATGTTCGACGAAGCGGAAGAAAACGAGCCGGCGATCGTCTTCATCGACGAGATCGACTCCATCGCGCCGAAACGCGACGAGACGTCGGGTGACGTCGAGCGCCGGGTCGTGGCCCAACTGCTCAGCCTGATGGACGGGCTCGAAGAGCGCGGGCAGGTCACCGTCATCGCTGCCACCAACCGTGTCGACGCGATCGACCCCGCGCTGCGCCGTGGCGGGCGTTTCGACCGCGAGATCGAAATCGGTGTCCCCGACAAAGAGGGTCGCAAGGAGATCCTGCAGGTCCATACGCGCGGCATGCCGCTCGCGGACGGCATCGACCTCGACACCTACGCCGAGAACACGCACGGGTTCGTCGGGTCCGACCTCGAATCCCTCGCCAAGGAGTCGGCGATGAACGCACTCCGACGGATTCGTCCGGAACTCGACTTGGACGAAGAGGAGATCGACGCCGAGGTGCTCGAATCGATGCAGGTCACCCGCGACGATCTCAAGGCGGCGCTCAAGGGCATCGAGCCGAGCGCGCTCCGCGAGGTCTTCGTCGAGGTCCCTGATGTGACGTGGGAGCACGTCGGTGGCCTGGAAGGCACCAAAGAGCGCCTCCGTGAGACGGTGCAGTGGCCGCTCGACTATCCCGAGGTGTTCGAGGCCATGGACATGAACGCCGCCAAGGGCGTGATGATGTACGGCCCGCCCGGCACGGGCAAGACCCTGCTGGCGAAGGCCGTCGCCAACGAGGCTGAGTCGAACTTCATCTCGATCAAGGGTCCCGAACTGCTCAACAAGTTCGTCGGCGAGTCGGAGAAAGGAGTGCGAGAGGTGTTCTCGAAGGCACGCGAGAACGCCCCCACGGTGATCTTCTTCGACGAGATCGATGCCATCGCGGGCGAGCGCGGCCGCAACATGGGCGACTCCGGGGTGGGTGAACGTGTGGTCTCCCAGCTCCTCACGGAACTCGATGGGCTGGAAGAGTTGGAGGACGTCGTGGTCATCGCCACCTCCAACAGACCCGACCTGATCGACAGCGCACTGTTGCGCCCGGGCCGCCTCGACAGGCACGTCCACGTGCCGGTGCCCGACGGGGACGCCCGCGAGGCCATCTTCGAGGTCCACACGCGCGACAAACCGCTCGCCGAGAGCGTCGATCTCGCTGACCTCGCCCGGCGGACGGAGGGCTACGTCGGCGCGGACATCGAGGCCGTCACCCGCGAGGCCGCGATGGCCGCCACCCGCGAGTTCATCGAGAGCGTCGGTCCCGAGGACATGGCGAGCAGCGTCGGCAACGTCCGCATCGACGACGACCACTTCGAGCAGGCGCTCACCGAAGTCACCCCGAGCGTCACCGCCGAGACGAAAGAACGGTACGACGAGATCGAAGACCGCTTCGACAGCGGCGAACCCGCCACCGAGGAGCGCGAGGTCGGTCGGACGTTCCAATAG
- a CDS encoding sulfite exporter TauE/SafE family protein has translation MVASPLAAVGTGISGQLSGVTTGGYGLAVFFLIGLFGGAHCIGMCGPLVATYAERMETDDRWSGALTLYEVRQHALFNLGRTISYALIGGLFGLAGALLYGTVELAGVLGPIQGAIGIVMGGAIVAMGVTRLAGYRQGAVEGIVAGTGLGSLFARSYTAISTRIDRWVNGVGIVGLGALHGLLPCMLLYPAFLYAFAQGSPLHGFLALGALGCGTIPSVFLYGTVIQSVSARQRQVVHYGLGVLFIGLGYVLLAMGFMRFGVALPLPDIPYYQPLGPGGSA, from the coding sequence ATGGTTGCCAGCCCGCTCGCAGCCGTCGGGACGGGGATTTCCGGTCAGCTCTCGGGAGTCACGACGGGCGGCTACGGGCTGGCGGTATTCTTTCTCATCGGACTCTTCGGTGGTGCACACTGCATCGGGATGTGCGGACCGTTGGTCGCGACCTACGCCGAGCGCATGGAGACCGACGACCGTTGGTCGGGCGCGCTCACCCTCTACGAGGTACGCCAGCACGCGCTGTTCAACCTCGGGCGCACGATCAGCTACGCGCTCATCGGCGGCTTGTTCGGACTCGCCGGCGCACTCCTCTACGGAACCGTGGAACTCGCGGGCGTGCTCGGCCCGATCCAGGGCGCGATCGGTATCGTGATGGGTGGCGCGATCGTCGCGATGGGTGTCACCCGGCTGGCGGGTTACCGACAGGGCGCGGTCGAGGGGATCGTCGCCGGCACGGGTCTCGGCTCGCTGTTCGCCCGGAGCTACACGGCCATCTCGACGCGCATCGACCGCTGGGTCAACGGCGTCGGCATCGTGGGACTGGGCGCGCTTCACGGTCTGCTCCCGTGCATGCTGCTCTATCCTGCCTTTCTCTACGCATTCGCACAGGGCTCACCCCTGCATGGATTCCTCGCGCTCGGCGCGCTCGGTTGCGGCACGATTCCGAGCGTCTTCCTCTACGGGACGGTCATCCAGTCGGTGAGCGCGCGCCAGCGACAGGTCGTCCACTACGGTCTTGGCGTACTCTTTATCGGGCTTGGTTACGTACTACTGGCGATGGGTTTCATGCGTTTCGGCGTCGCCCTCCCGCTGCCGGACATCCCCTACTACCAGCCGCTCGGACCGGGTGGGAGCGCCTGA